Part of the Xenopus laevis strain J_2021 chromosome 2S, Xenopus_laevis_v10.1, whole genome shotgun sequence genome is shown below.
TACCCATTTGATTTTTAAcacaagctgtaaaataaaagcacTTCCTGAgacatttgttttactgcaatgaTAATCACTTGCAAAGCATATTCTGGGAACATTACAAAAAAGTTggaactctaagggggttatttactaaaatcccaatttttctcattttattaaaacaactttgaccaGAATcctatccacaattttaccttatttatcaataaaataattaaaaataaattggtgagGGGAAATAATAAAGTTGTGAAAATtgaaactatgattttttttggattctcgCCCAAAACCCACATtatattgtacgaaacccagcgcagatcagatatcttccaattgtaaatgggacgtctgccattgacttctacatgagcttggcaggtttgagatggagtattttttattcggacttttagcagcctcgggtataataaatatttaaaaattcaaggttttttttcccacaaaaaaattgtgttttcaccCTTTAAAacgccaaccagaaaaaattggactttagtaaataacctcctatgaGTCCATGatgaaaaaatatactgtagctatccaaaatataaaaactataataaaatactTGGTCATCCATTTAATCAAATTtatagtggccatacatgggaggATAATGGTCACTCAACCATTGATATGTCATATGCGATTAGGTATTCATATGATTGTCAATGTGGGCTGTACACAGGTCCGTGTAGGTCCTTTTGTGATCTGAACACTGGTCTAAAGGGTTAATGATTGGATCGGCAacaaataaacaatcacaaaatataaaaagttaataCTAACTGTAAATAGTCTCTCTGAAACTAGCCATTAATTCACAATCATTTTACAGTGTACCTTTTAGATTACTGATATATTATGTCTCCTATGAAGGCCTTGTAACCACTAATTTGATCATAActcaaaatagtgaattcaatTATTAATCTATGCAGTGATCTAatgcaatacaaaaaaaacactcattATTTGAGGACAATTTAAACACTGGCACTTAAGAGGTAGTTATAGCCACGTACATGTTTGTCTTATAATACGTCTTTAAGTTCAGAAGATCATCTCAAATTTCCAGATTTAATAGGATTTCATGGCACATTAGGTTTTAGGCacagaagttaaaggagaattcaacccgaaagttaaaaaaactctacccccctaccctacatagaccccccttaaTCCCCCcctagcctaagtgttaccccgagcaaatgcccctaacgttttacttacccctcggtgcagatttaggcatcggcgttcacgggggccatcttcttctcttcggaatgaaATAGGCgtggcggcgcatgtgcagtaggagcattttttGTTTCGCAAAAACgacgcatgtgccgaaactcacgaaaatgaCGAAGATtgccgaagagaagaagaagatggcccGTGAACTTCGATGCcaaaatctgcaccgaggggtaagtaagacGTTAGTTTTAGCTGAATATGacacccgtgaactccactggacagaatctgcaacgatggttaagtaaaacattaggggcatttgcccagggtaacacttaggctgggggggaggagggaggggggtcaatgtagggtagaggggtagggttttttttctgaattctcctttaagggagtggAGCTGGGAGAAAGATGTTTGAGCTACTATAAATAAGGTGGGAATGAAGGATCATTGAGCACTGAGGATATTTTGACCTTGCTTGCCTATTTCTGACCATGTTAAAAGCTCTtttaaccagtgtcggactgggacaccaggggcccacccaaaaaacctagaccaggggcccacctaaaagtcttagaccaggggaccactctcactactattataattcctctcctcactcaacctctattctgctaatCCGTGCTAAATGGTATGCAATACTCTGCTTGCAGCTGCTGTTTGACTACACTTAAGCTTACTTAAGTAACCTGTTAGCCCATAGAACATTTGCAATGTCACCTGTAACCTGAAACATTCGACattccaataaaaaaacatcaaccgaagtttttttcttccagtgaataggccgtttttgcTCGATTTGGAaacatacgaatcgaagtaacattgtattcgatcgaattgctaccaatatggattcatgcagcttaattcAAGTGCAAGataatactttattatattattacagagaaaatcataaATCATAGATTAGAGTTATcgtattataatggagtctatgggagatgtccttccataattcagaactttctggataatagaataataatgacattattttaaaaaaaaaagaaggaactcTGAAGGGCTATGGTGAAAGTATATGgtacataaaatgttattttcaaggTCTTTGTTAGTCAAGAAGCAAAACCAAGACTGTTATAGGTAAATGCTAAAATGTGacttgaaaaacagtaaaaaaaaatatactttttggcCTTGGTAAAATCAACCCCAAATGTCTATATTTAATCtgcaataatagtaataataaatgcCTTGTTTGAAAACAATTCTCCAAGCAAATTGTcaaagaaaatgggaaaaaaacttccCTTCCATTTTAAATGCATGTTTTACATGATAGTTTTGTTGAAAAGTAATATGTTAGTTCAAAGAAATAGGACAGCAAAGGCCCAgtttcatgaaaatattaaaaaataatatacagtatcattaTTTGTTAAACATTTAGGAGGTCGGTTGCTATTTTCAAGTGTTGAACTGGACCTCCTGTGACCCACCAAATATCCAGGACAAAGTCTTAGAaccattaaatataaaacatcctaaatggAATGGGTCAGGTGGCTCCAGTAGGATTTCATTGGATTGTCCTTTTATTCAACCACTAGATTTTTTGCTCATCAGAAGTTTCTTTTATACTGGAGGTTCAGTCCAACCTCGCATTTTGCCTTCAGACaagaatatgtatatttttttccatttttttaaataaaaatataagacaagtctttaagaaaaaaagcacCTAGTAGTTTTAGAAAAGAAAGAGGTGAAAACCAATCCAGCTGTCCATGTTTTGGAATGTCCCGAAAAGTTTCATAATAAAGCTGGTAAGCGGGACTCATTCTGTGAATGCAATGTGATGTTTGGTCATATCATGGCTTTGCATCCCTCTGTAATTCTTCCATTCTTACTGATAGCAAAATCCATATTGTATGTCCACTAATTGAAGGCCAACACATAACATCGCCATTCTGAACAGTTAAGAACAGATATTTTGAGCTCAAATCTTTCTTTAGCTTTTCCAATAATAACTGGTGCAGAAGAGTAAAAATTCCTATAGCCATATATCATTCTTCAAAAACACAAGCAGTTTACAACTAGCAGCTTAGCTTTGTAATGTTCATAATGTTCATAATGTTCATAATGTTCTTGTTAAGATATTACTGTTGGTAATGTTTGATCTTTGTGTCtcatttcaattttttaaatatttgccataGGTCATTTCAGGTTTCAGCACCAAAAATCCTTGACAAATTTCTGATACAAAAAAGTACAGTCAAGTAATATATGTTATCAATTCCCATAGAGGGTGGATTCCTTGTGTTTCTTCATTGCCTGATATGTGGATTATCCAGATAATTTTGGTATATTTGACCCCAATTTTTATCTattatagttaataaaaaaagctttcatAAAAATCTTAATATAGAAAGAACATTCTACTAATGTTTTTCTGCCTGTACATTTTTCTCCCTGATAATGTTCACCTCAAAACCCATAAGAAACAGGTTACTATTGTTAGCAGCAATTAGTTTCACTCAAACGTTGTGCAATGTCTTCTCTGTTCTCATTTAATCAACACAAGTCAATCCCTCCCAAGTAATTTAAATGAGATTTAAGGATTAGGTTGCAGAGTAATACCTTGGGTCTTCTTAGGACAGTCCATTATGTAAGTTTGTAGTTATCCGAACCTGAGTAAGTGAAGGCCATTAGAATGCTTGCACTTCTTCTCTTCAATGTGTCCCTCCAAGAGAGAACATAAATTTCAGACAGAAAACGTATCATCTCTTGTCAAGGAATACTCCGCCTCCTtccattttgaattgttttcagtACATTTGATAGGTCAAAAGTTTTTGAAATAATTTCCAGAAGCTGCTCATCTTTTTCTATTCCATTAATAAATTCTTCCAAAGTCAACTCACCTAGAAACAAGAAACACAATTGCATATGTTTTATTAAGAGTTATTCTTGAAATGACTAGCTTCACCTTCAGTGTACATTAGATAAAAACACACTTCTGATGAGTTAAGATATTACATCAATGGAGgaaataatgtacattatttcactgctttgtaattttttaaatttcaattgttTCCAGATAatatgggcaaatctgacctgtttcgatacgccgaaaatttgcgaaacggcgaaaattatcaatgaaatacattgaagtttatgggcgataattttttttttgacaacatttttcacccattagagtctatggtcATAATTTTCGTAGTGAAACTAGgtaaaaaaattcgctcatcatttATAATAAAGTCAACAGAATCCATTCTCCTGTATATCCCATTAAACATTTGTTAACATAGAACCTTGAATTATATGTTAATCATCTCAACAGGCATACAGTTCAACTTCTAGTAGAAAAAATAGATGTAAGGTATAAGATGTAATCTGTTAAATTCTTCTTCCTATTTGGATAGCCTGTATTCTTATGCTAAAAAGCATTGTAACACTTTGAGCTGTActcaagaaatagaaaatgatataaacaaATCAAAAGTAAAATCATTATAAGACCCCTAGCCAAAAAATTGGATAGGCCTGTACTccataatataaatatgattttttagtatgatgtagagaatgatattttgaaacaatttgcaattggttttcattttttgattatttgggttTACAAGTTATTCAGCTTTATATCCGCTAGCGCTCTAGTTTGCAgattcagcaatctgtttgctagtttccaaattaccctagcaccctacactaatttttttttttaaaggtaaaattgtattgttttataacacattaaacataaaacaaagtatatGCCGTAAATGCAGTTGAGTTACCATTACACAGCTTGGAATACGTTTACATACCAATTCGTTTAGTAATTTGATTGATACACTCAAGAATTAAAACACCGTTCAAAACAGTCGTACAGTGATATGTAAATGTTGCCTCCAAGATTCCAATCATCAACATATTGGACAGTAATATCAGGTATTAAATAGAATTAAGGATTTCTGTcttttacagtataaataaacgTTTCTGTTCATGTTCGGGAGCCCTGACCCCCAAGTCCCACTTCCCACCATGGactccatattttctcaaatcttttcagTGAGCCTCTGACTAGTAAGGTGAGCTTAATGAGAGGCAGATTCTGATTCACCAACGTTATCCAGTTTTGTACCGTGGGCGCTTGGGGACCCATCCATGACCCatacactaatttgaataagagactggactatgaataggagaggaaggAATAGAAAGATagcagtaataaaatgtagcaatagcaataaatgtgtagctttacagaacatttttttttaaatggggtcagtggcaattaatttaaaagaattaaaaaaaaaaaataataatgaagaccaatcgaaattctataacatactaaaattgaacttaaaggtgaaccaccccattaaggaATCACAACAAGATTTAGCAGTTCCTCAAAGGCACATAGGGTTCTGCAATCAAGCCTATAGGGTTTGGATGGTAACTTTGGCAATGATTATAGCTgttataattttacaaaattaaatacaaaacagaGTCTAATATTGAAATTCTCATTAAAAAGCCCGTATTTGATAAACAACAACTTTATGCACTGTATATCAATGTTTTTGGTTAAACATTAATCCCTTAACAAACTTgatagtaaaaaatatttatgtttatgaCAAACAGATAATTGTACCCTTGAACCATGAATATCGTCAATAATTACTTACCTGAGCCATAACCTCAGTAGTGGACATAGGCTTATCTCAAGGTCAATTCCTGGTATTTACTTTCCCCCAAGAACATACTCAGTAGTTTACAAGTCTGTAGTTTACAAGTCTTAGAAGCTCAAGTCTGGACAGCTAAAGAAGCTTTGGGTGTGATTTTTTGCAGGTCTTTAACAGGTTGAAAGAAGCCTTCAACAAATCCACTGATTACTTGCTAATTTTACTTGTGCTGAAAATACAGTGTTCACTTACTTATATAAAAGTTCAGCATCTTTTCGCTGCTGAAtactttcatttaaatatttaagattTTTCTGTTACTAGTAAATTATATTGGAAAActcaaaactgaaaatattacCATTTTTATAAACGTGACCCTTCTACATATtgacaaaacataaaaataatgtaataatgacaAAACAGTGTttactgtaaaaatatttatatttaccatCTCCATTGACATCAATCTTTTCAAATACCATGGAGGTAAATTCATCAGGACTCATACCCCGGTGTCCGTTTATAGCTCGCACtgcctaaaataaaataaataaataaataaaaaagattaggaaatcattatttaagaTCAGTAGTATGAACTGCTCATTTCCTTTATGGTGCCTTTTTGGGGATGATTTGCTTTTCATACTTTAGGTGCTAACTAcaccagttctagtaacccatagcaatgaaataatatactgtatatttgctttcatttttcagtttggcatagatttatcaaagctaatcactggttgttatgggtaattGAACTAATTTATGTAACTCTTATGTTAATAACTAAGCTCTTCTATTTCCTACTTAGAATTAGCAACCTCATCGGCAGTGTGTCTGTGTTTGATTCTGTGTTTGAAGCAATTTCATGCCTCTAGATATATTTAGCAGACAAGCTAAGCAATACTAAGGGGAGTGGCTGTAGAAGGTTACagcttgaaataaaaacaaaagctttaTTAAGGTTTAAATTCCACTTAAAACAGGTAAAGaagtatgtaataataaatactttttaaacaaagtaacagtgctcagatttttgcttttgaatTACTGAGCAGCCTTGTTCTTCTTGGGTGCTATGGGCTTCTAGACATGGCGAAAACGTGAGTTTTTCTTACAAAAGTGCTTGAGAATAGATAACACCAAATATGCCGCAGCAGTACTTTTGTCATTTTATCTATCTTCCAAGGGATTATCGCCATGGAATTAGGAATACTTTTTCCCCTTGCACTAATAGTGACGTGTCACATTTGTGGGCTGCTAGGCTCACTATGGGGTCCATTTTCTAACAatctaatttcatttttttccacaaatcacaaataatttgtggttttcctatatttctgaaaagctctaaaaaattcaagatttattaagtttaaaaaccacgaaaacctctgaggcttttgtggttttggagtttgTGGCTttagttgtggtttaaaaaatttctaaaaccactaaaattcgacctttactAAATAAGCCTTTTTGACTACAGGTGTTCTTGTCTGGTATAAATGAGACATCTAAACCAAAAAGGCATTACTTCCCCTGGTGCAGGCATCACATTTGTTCTGAGCCAGTCCTCCACCACGTATTGCTCTATTGTAACCACAGTGCAAAGAAAATCCAAAAACAGACACACTCTGGTGCTCTAAAAAAATTGCAGTAAATATGCAGTTGAGATGGACCCTGTGTGGTCCAAATACAAAGTCATACACACTGCTTTATATAAAGCACTACTAAACTGACCAAAACGGCATTGCTGTATGCACATTTATTGGGCCAGTGTACGGCTAGTGATTCATTCTTTGCAAACAGGGGTTTTTAGGCAAGGGTTTATGATTTTTACATTGCCAACCACAATGCCCATGTTAAAGTAAAACCTATATGCTGATCCTATCTACCTCTATCAGGCCTTGACTGGCAATCAGTATATTCTGACAAAATGCAAAGGGGGCTGCTATGAGATGCAATAGACAGGTGTATGTTAGTGGATATTTGAGGAGTCTGTTGGGCCTCAATGTAGAAATGCCAGTGACTATTTTGAATCACAATCCAGAAATGTCCTCTGCTCCATGTTTTCCATGGACTGCTTGGTTGCATTTCTTGAGGAAACTGTCTCCTAACCAATGTTTTGATCTTACAGGTTGATTATGCTAAATTCCGCTTATTATGGGAGTGTCCAGTTAATTAGAAGATAGTGGAGTTTGAGAGGGAACCAAAAAGCAGGGTGATGTGTACTTCTAACGGGGCTCAGGagcaaatatatcatatatatatatatatatatatatatatatatatatatatatatatatatatatacatacatatataacctgaatcagacgcttgcactctgaaccagtcttccatgaacgtgggtgctgggtcaaagtatttatgtaaagttcaagaggacccgcacaccttggttagtgaaccaaaaatttctttatttttcaaacttgtgcatccaacgtttcgacccacattagggcctttatcaagggccctaatgtgggtcaaaacgttggatgcacaagtttgaaaaataaagacatttttggttcactaaccaaggtgtgcgggtcccttgaactttatatacatttatatatatatatatatatatatatatatatatatatatatatatatatatatatatatatataaaagtattgcTTTCTTCCCACTGCATCATCTACAGTATATGGTCAGAGAACATTCTAGACCggtcatccccaaccagtggctcttgagcaacatgttgctttccaaccccttggatgttgctcccagtggccttaaagcaggtgcctgtttttgaattccaagcttccacgcaagttttggttgcaaaaaaactaGTTGCattgctaaacagagcctcctgtaatcTGCCAGCCACATAGGGATTGACAAATAGCCATTCACAGCCATTTTgacaccccagggacttttttcaagATTGTGTTGCTACtcaaccctttttacatttgaatgtggctcacaggtaaataaAAGTTTGGGTCCCCTGTAGACTGTAAATATACCTCTTAGCTCTTGTACCAGTCAGGACCCAACATCCGTTTTGCCATTTATTCCCAATTCCTACAGTATATCCTTTCCACCCACTTTGTAAGTAATTTGACACAATCTAGCGCACTTTATTTTGGcctctttgtattttttatgtccTTCTGCCACCAACTCAGAGGTTTTGTGTCATGCACCTTCTTATTCCTCTACACAACCTCAAGCTAAAAGGGTGTTATTGTATGCTAAACTATGTGTCTAATAATTACAGCTATGCATAGCttttttaattatggaaaaatgtattcaatAGATACAGCTAAAGTGTTTTACATTTCCATATTGAATGTTTAAGTTTTGTTTACTTGAAGTATTCAGATCAGATGCTTTCCCCCCTAACTTTCTTAGGTTAGCCATCTGCTGTGATTGACGGTACATACTTTGTGCACAAATTGTACAACAGTAGGTGTTACTGTGATAATTCCCGATCAACATGCAACCTGTTAAGCCTCCTTCTAAAGAGCAATATGGTCCCTGTTTATATTGCCTTATATTAAGCTCCATTACACTGTTGTAACCAGTTTCCTGTTTGTTTATGCTTTAGCAATGAAAAATCTGTTTCCATTAATTCAAATATCCAGGCGCTTACAAGAATAGCCATCATTTGCATAGGAAGTAATTATTCATAATTAGCTGTATTTTCAAACGCACAGAGTTTTAGATCATATGAACAAGAACTGAAACCACATTTATGTTTAGAAAGAGCCAATTGAGGATTGATTCATTTTGCTCTGCTGTCATCCAAGTGTATCACCATAGTTATAGACCCTATTTGCCAGCACTGTAAGCACATGTgcagttttttaaaactaaaaaggaATTATCTTCCTTTTTAGTTTTAGCTGCTAAAAAAATAGAAAGGTTAAAAATACTTCATATAACAAATTTGAACAGGGTGTCATTGGAGACACATATCTGTGTATAAATATGCAACACTTTTAACCATTTAAGTGAAAAGTATCTACTTTTACGGTGATATACCATCACCATAAGTATCTGTAATGTGTCAATACAATAAATTCTACATTTCTGAGTTACATCTATGGAACAAAAAATGTGTTGACTTGTAATAGGTAGTGCTGCCCATGGCATGCCAATTAAAGTTTAAGGTTATTACCAGagccatattttctatataggcatCACAGGTGAGAAACCTAGGCAGCTTCATGGAGGCCCCTGGATTTCGgctattgtatataaaaaaaatgattatttcgGATTTTTTAAAGCTCCCCTGCCTGTTCTTCTCTTGACACATTTGCCTATAGTGTAGTAGAGATGTTGAAGAGTAAATGCATAGGACTGCATGGGATATTAATCTGGTTATGGATATTACAATTGACCTAGAAGTTCTATGAACCCTAAAAGCACTTGGGATGCCACTAGTGTCTTCATATGATCATGGAATTAGTTGGGGACCCATAATATTCTTATAAGTtacaataatgtatatttatatatatatatgtacacaaatATGTAAATCTCATATTACATATTATAGATGAGAGGATCTTTGCCCAATGTGGCCACCCATAACGGGAAGTCGTATAACAATGTTGAAATGAAACTAGTTGACACATGGCCAGATAATAATTGGGCAGGTTGCCATTTTGGCCCCAAACACAGCCTTTTTATAGCCTGCTAATTGAAGAAAGGGCAGTTTGTGGTGTCTCCTGATCTTATGATCATTCACATTACAGGGAGTCCTCAAGTTACAAACACCCGACTttcatacaactcacacttacagaccggggctgttacagtaacatactatggttttcttgaattttattagcatttaactttaataaaccacctgccctcTGCTTTGTGTTGTCTAGTGTAGAGctcagaaaggtaaaaatacatatgcacagaaatgtaaaaataaatactatgttaaggcagtcatctgtctaagttgcatttaataagtaaatgtatatgtttcaacttacatacaaatttcCCTTTAGTGATCTCTATTGTATACATAGTAGGGGatgttaaattttaatataaagcATATACATGTTATTTATAGCCATTGGGCTTTTTTTAACTACTATTTATTTGAAACTTCTGTTTTTGCCGTTAATGCTTACAAAGCATACACATTATATCACGGAAATGGAATTTTATGTAAAATGCAGACAGGCCCAAATTGCTTATTCAGGACTTTCATGAAGCATTGCAGTGGAAATAATGCTATAGAAAGTCTTTGTATTATTTAGTTTAGCTTGAACTTTGCAAAGCCCTTTACTCCCAACTGAACACAGCAGGCTGCTTGAATCACGTCAAACAATTTATGTGGCATCAGGGTCATATAAACCAACGGATGGAATATTTACAGAAGCAACAAGGATGACTAGCCAAAGAAGAATGATATATCGTTCTTTCAGTAAACAGCATTTCATTCCAAGAGAGAGTGTGTTACATATTATGGAACTTTTATCCTTACCGTTAGTATGCTTAGCAATTCTTTTCGGTCAATTGATCCGTTTCCATCTGCATCATACAGTTTAAAATACCACTTTAATTTCTGATCAATTTTTCCTCTTAGAACTaagtttattgcagcaataaattCCAAGAAGTCAATAAATCCATCCTGTGAATGGAAAAACAAAGAGTAAGCATATTGAAGGAGTAAACACGAGTGTATCTATTTTGACTGAATTAATTTTGTTGCTTATATTTACTGTAGGTGCATTAACATATAGCAAATGCAAAACTGCACCagatttaaaatgaaacaaacatACAGTAATATTTATACCTTCATGAtaaaaaattaacttttcattAGTCTAAATGAACACAATATTTTCAGGAGAATACACACACATtctatcagtaaaaaaaaatctaaaaagttaTAATTAACCTTGGTCTAcagcagggtccccaaccttttttacacgtgGGTCACATTTAAATGGAGAAAGAGttggagatgccaaataatggCTATGATCGGCCATTTGGTAGTCCTTATGTGAACGGGCAGCcaacaggaagctctgtttggcagttgtTAGTAATTTGCTTACCAGAACCTTCAGGCCCCGATTTACAAATGGTGCACCCCTAGGCTGTCTCTGCTCATCGCCCCCCGTATGCATCCCCCTCTCTGTCTTCCCCTCCCCTTCCGCGTCGTCCTCCCGGTCTCCTTGCGCCTGCACGTATATGTGCATGCCAGGGCCAGGCCGAACcggctgggcgccccaggcatCCCAACCCCCACATCACCCCCTCCACATTCGCACTCGAACCTGAGCATACAAACTGACCGGATGCATTAAACAAGCGCAGCGTCAAGGACTGcagaccggactaggggtaggcaacaatGAAAGATACGTGCCcatcaagctttgcgccctaggcacgtgcctactctgcctacccctagttctgaccctagCACATGCACATATACGCATATTCaagatgtgcgcatgcgcatatACAGGCGGGCACAAGGAGACGGGGAGGACGACGTGAAGGTAATGAGGAAGGGGAGCAACTTACTTGAATGCGGCTGGggggcatgccgcccctgaatttctgctgccctaggcctgtgcctttgtggccttgccacaaatctgggcctgagaaCCTTATTGTTTACAAGACACCAAGACAAGGAAGGTTCTTCAgaataactgatttatttattagacaaaacattggaatctTGGGAAGCTTGTCACAATGTCACACTTTGCATGGCGCGGAGAGCTTCAAATGTCACACACATTTGACCAAGTTTATAAACATTTTACAGAGCATTCACTATAAAGAACATGTACACAGAATTCCTATACACGGTCAAGAAAGAACTTACATCCTAGCAGGTGCAAGCATTACTGGAAAACATTGCACAAGTAAAGGTTTGCAAGCTGTGTGGTCTAACGAACGTTACTAAAATATAGCCAGGATGTGTACTTGCAGTTCTATAGCTACAATTCTATCTCATGTTCCTATTGAAGCTATCCCTTTAATCTCTGGTATCAGGGCTTTGGTATTATATGAGCAAAA
Proteins encoded:
- the guca1c.S gene encoding guanylyl cyclase-activating protein 3 → MGASNSTADDINAMEIHHWYRKFMKECPSGQLSLHEFKGLLGLQGMNFEANRYIHQVFGTFDMNKDGFIDFLEFIAAINLVLRGKIDQKLKWYFKLYDADGNGSIDRKELLSILTAVRAINGHRGMSPDEFTSMVFEKIDVNGDGELTLEEFINGIEKDEQLLEIISKTFDLSNVLKTIQNGRRRSIP